One window of Burkholderia cepacia GG4 genomic DNA carries:
- a CDS encoding phenylacetate--CoA ligase family protein, translating to MKVESSINANTALFDEEFETLPPGQVRRHQDGLWSPQWDYIRSMSTFYRGKLSRWIDREVTLDSLQELPFTEKDELRISQEAASPFGDYVACGEAGVSRLHRTSGTTGRPLILANSAADACRIARVGARSMWAAGLRPTDRVVHCLNYCMWTGGFTDHTILEATGATVVPFGVGNTRLLIDSIINLGINAISCTPSYPGLIEQILRESTDLRPRDLKLTLGLFGGEAGLDNLDLRNAMEEKWGFKIRNANFGLSEVLSILGGQTDWTNDLLYHASDVVFAEIVDPVTLQRLPIEAGTVGELVCTHLQKECQPLVRYRTRDVVTVTGVDRGPDGRTGWRFRVTGRTDDMFNVRGINVFPSAVRVAVESLPQWASGIFRIVLKGDGPYDRITMTVEAAQGLPAADWPKAREQVEAAIRTRVGSTADVTMVPFEHFPRTEGKTRWVEKEA from the coding sequence ATGAAAGTGGAGTCGTCAATCAACGCAAACACCGCGCTTTTCGACGAGGAATTCGAAACCCTGCCGCCCGGGCAGGTGCGCCGGCATCAAGACGGGCTATGGTCGCCCCAGTGGGACTACATCCGTTCGATGTCGACTTTCTATCGCGGGAAGCTGTCGCGCTGGATCGACCGGGAGGTGACGCTGGATTCGCTGCAGGAATTGCCTTTCACCGAGAAGGACGAGCTCCGGATCAGCCAGGAGGCGGCCTCTCCATTCGGTGACTACGTGGCTTGCGGCGAGGCGGGCGTGTCCCGGCTTCATCGCACGTCCGGGACCACCGGACGCCCGCTGATTCTTGCGAACAGCGCGGCGGATGCGTGCCGGATCGCGCGGGTCGGTGCGCGGTCGATGTGGGCCGCCGGGTTGCGACCGACGGACCGCGTGGTCCACTGCCTGAACTACTGCATGTGGACCGGCGGCTTCACCGATCACACGATTCTCGAGGCGACCGGCGCGACGGTCGTGCCGTTCGGCGTGGGCAATACGCGTCTGCTGATCGATTCGATCATCAATCTCGGCATCAACGCGATTTCGTGCACACCCTCGTATCCGGGGCTCATCGAACAGATCTTGCGTGAATCGACCGATCTTCGCCCCCGCGACCTGAAGCTCACGTTGGGTCTGTTCGGCGGCGAGGCGGGGCTCGACAACCTGGATCTGCGCAACGCGATGGAAGAGAAGTGGGGCTTCAAGATCCGCAACGCCAACTTCGGTCTGTCGGAAGTGCTGAGCATTCTCGGCGGACAAACCGACTGGACCAACGATTTGCTGTATCACGCGAGCGACGTCGTCTTTGCTGAAATCGTCGATCCCGTCACGTTGCAACGCCTGCCGATCGAAGCGGGGACCGTCGGCGAACTCGTCTGTACGCACTTGCAGAAGGAGTGCCAGCCGCTCGTTCGCTACCGCACGCGAGACGTCGTCACCGTGACCGGCGTCGATCGCGGGCCGGACGGCCGCACGGGGTGGCGATTCCGCGTCACCGGCCGGACCGACGACATGTTCAACGTGCGCGGCATCAACGTGTTCCCGAGCGCCGTTCGCGTGGCCGTCGAATCGCTGCCGCAATGGGCGTCGGGAATCTTCCGAATCGTGCTGAAGGGGGACGGCCCGTACGACCGGATCACGATGACGGTCGAAGCCGCGCAGGGGTTGCCGGCCGCCGACTGGCCGAAGGCCAGGGAGCAGGTCGAGGCGGCGATCCGCACGAGGGTCGGTTCGACGGCAGACGTGACGATGGTGCCGTTCGAGCATTTCCCGCGCACCGAAGGAAAAACCCGCTGGGTCGAAAAGGAGGCGTGA
- a CDS encoding sigma-54 interaction domain-containing protein, translated as MLTLSDDAVPLEAVDDDARALAAQCDIDVGALAFDRLLHDVRDSLRESDNATVDVPLAAADGLHCAATCVSAGSARVYLLALRRAERDARSLHDMLALLDITLGVSLKSHFDLVAHQTLVEEQKAIIDHIGDGLMVLGRGGIVRHASTVAGRILGIDPVASIGRPLEALIDFEPIIAPIFTTGVGYVDRELIIDSPARHLHLIDTAIPVKNSCGQVVSVVNTFREIKRVRSIAGKYAGSYARYTFENIVGQSDSLLDAIGAARKAAHGSANLLLSGESGVGKEVFAQSIHNASARQAQPFIAINCAALPHDLIESELFGHAPGSFTGATKEGRPGKFESADGGTVFLDEISELPIDVQAKLLRVLQEREVTRLGDTKGIPIDVRIICASNRDLEAMVAAKEFREDLYYRCNVIEISIPPLRSRKADVTATANFFLSKYATLLNKKIFGFSKRALDQLHAYAWPGNVRELENLVERTVNLSDEGIIDDVSALLRPPRGAGGMSDPIPAPDMHAKPDTRGDHAIQSLRDVERDAIHHALAACRFNVTRCAALLEISKPALYAKVKRYNIKLERPLH; from the coding sequence GTGCTGACGTTGAGCGACGACGCGGTTCCGCTCGAAGCGGTGGACGACGATGCGCGCGCGCTGGCTGCGCAGTGCGACATCGACGTCGGCGCGCTGGCGTTCGACCGGCTGCTGCACGATGTCCGCGATTCGCTGCGGGAAAGCGACAACGCAACGGTCGATGTGCCGCTCGCCGCCGCGGACGGCCTGCACTGCGCCGCTACCTGCGTGTCGGCCGGATCCGCCAGGGTCTACCTGCTCGCGTTGCGGCGAGCGGAGCGCGACGCACGATCGCTGCACGACATGCTCGCGCTGCTCGACATCACGCTGGGCGTCTCGCTGAAAAGTCATTTCGATCTCGTCGCGCACCAGACACTGGTGGAGGAACAGAAGGCGATCATCGACCACATCGGCGACGGGCTGATGGTGCTCGGTCGAGGCGGCATCGTGCGTCATGCGAGTACCGTCGCGGGACGGATTCTCGGGATCGATCCGGTGGCCAGCATCGGGCGGCCGCTCGAGGCGCTGATCGACTTCGAGCCGATCATTGCGCCGATCTTCACGACGGGCGTGGGTTACGTCGATCGTGAGCTCATCATCGACTCGCCCGCCCGTCACCTGCACCTGATCGACACGGCGATTCCCGTGAAGAACAGCTGCGGGCAGGTGGTTTCCGTCGTCAACACGTTCCGCGAGATCAAGCGCGTACGCAGCATCGCCGGCAAGTATGCGGGCAGCTATGCGCGCTATACGTTCGAGAACATCGTCGGGCAGAGCGACAGTCTGCTCGACGCGATCGGCGCCGCCCGCAAGGCGGCACACGGTTCGGCGAATCTGCTGCTCAGCGGCGAAAGCGGCGTCGGCAAGGAGGTTTTCGCGCAGTCGATCCACAACGCAAGCGCGCGCCAGGCCCAGCCGTTCATTGCGATCAACTGCGCCGCGCTGCCGCACGATCTGATCGAAAGCGAGCTGTTCGGGCACGCGCCGGGCAGTTTTACCGGGGCGACCAAGGAAGGGCGGCCGGGGAAATTCGAGTCCGCCGACGGGGGTACCGTGTTTCTCGATGAAATTTCGGAGCTTCCGATCGACGTGCAGGCGAAGCTTCTGCGCGTGCTCCAGGAACGCGAAGTGACCCGGCTCGGGGATACCAAGGGAATCCCGATCGACGTACGCATCATCTGTGCGAGCAACCGCGATCTGGAAGCGATGGTGGCGGCGAAGGAGTTCCGGGAGGATCTGTACTATCGCTGCAACGTCATCGAGATCTCGATTCCGCCATTGCGATCGCGCAAGGCCGACGTCACGGCGACCGCGAACTTTTTCCTGAGCAAGTACGCGACGCTGCTGAACAAGAAGATATTCGGGTTCAGCAAACGGGCGCTCGATCAGCTGCATGCATACGCATGGCCCGGCAATGTCCGGGAGCTGGAGAATCTCGTCGAGCGCACCGTGAACCTGAGCGACGAAGGCATCATCGACGACGTGTCGGCTTTGTTGCGGCCGCCGCGAGGCGCAGGTGGGATGTCCGATCCGATACCGGCACCTGACATGCACGCAAAGCCCGACACGCGGGGCGATCATGCGATTCAATCGCTGCGGGACGTCGAGCGCGACGCAATCCATCACGCGCTGGCCGCGTGCCGGTTCAACGTCACGCGTTGCGCGGCCCTGCTCGAAATCTCGAAGCCGGCGTTGTATGCAAAGGTGAAGCGATACAACATCAAGCTCGAGCGGCCGTTGCATTAG
- a CDS encoding cupredoxin domain-containing protein has translation MPLFKPSTLLATLTLCAAAAGTPLAAFAQTPAGPLVTIHNFMFSPMSTTIKAGTTITWKNLDAEPHTVVNDAGIFHSNALDQDETYSFRFDKPGVYKVFCGIHPYMKETITVE, from the coding sequence ATGCCCCTCTTCAAGCCCTCGACGCTGCTGGCGACGCTGACCCTGTGCGCGGCCGCCGCCGGCACGCCGCTCGCTGCGTTCGCGCAAACCCCGGCCGGCCCGCTCGTGACGATCCACAACTTCATGTTTTCGCCGATGTCGACCACGATCAAGGCCGGCACGACGATCACGTGGAAGAACCTCGATGCGGAGCCGCATACCGTCGTCAACGATGCGGGCATCTTCCACTCGAATGCACTCGACCAGGACGAAACCTACTCGTTCCGCTTCGACAAGCCGGGCGTGTACAAGGTGTTCTGCGGGATTCATCCGTACATGAAGGAGACCATTACCGTCGAATGA
- a CDS encoding thioesterase family protein codes for MNGPTPFRFSRAASAVRQWFYRQGDFMINSGATATLKRRVAVQDLASAFGNDSDETYPDVMSTPAMLGLMERACAEIMRGELEDGQLSVGVTTQLTHSAPTPVDAQVSATASFRGREGSLFVFDVVVHDPKGQVGSGTHARAIVDRAAIEKKAASRR; via the coding sequence ATGAACGGCCCGACGCCGTTCCGATTCAGCCGCGCTGCATCGGCAGTGCGGCAATGGTTTTACCGACAAGGAGATTTCATGATCAATTCCGGAGCGACGGCGACTCTGAAGCGTCGGGTCGCCGTGCAGGACCTGGCTTCCGCCTTCGGCAACGATTCGGATGAAACGTATCCGGACGTGATGTCGACGCCCGCGATGCTCGGTCTCATGGAGCGGGCATGTGCGGAAATCATGCGCGGCGAACTGGAGGACGGGCAGTTGTCGGTCGGCGTCACGACACAGCTGACGCACTCGGCGCCCACGCCGGTCGATGCGCAAGTGAGCGCCACGGCCAGCTTCCGTGGTCGGGAAGGCAGCCTGTTCGTATTCGATGTCGTCGTGCACGATCCCAAAGGGCAGGTCGGCAGCGGAACGCATGCACGCGCGATCGTCGATCGCGCGGCCATCGAGAAAAAGGCTGCGTCGCGCCGTTGA
- a CDS encoding enoyl-CoA hydratase/isomerase family protein, translating into MSYARIEKSGAVSTVILNRPERLNAISGDLLDDLHRALVEVNVDEGCNAIVLTGAGRAFCAGDDLKEFDKQTESAASIRSHVERIQQITRDLMFNGKPVIGAVHGFAVGGGFEWLLNCDLVVASDDLVCFFPEMEWGQFVTGGVTQLLPQSVGHQRAMELWLLGERQSARQLHALGLVNRVVEAGKVVEAALELATRVAERSVFSVSRLKRLLTMELSADLTRSLELEQSATVAAFATPDAARRVQAFAARNCP; encoded by the coding sequence ATGAGCTACGCAAGAATTGAGAAATCGGGGGCCGTGTCGACGGTGATCCTCAATCGCCCGGAGCGGCTGAACGCGATCAGCGGCGACCTGCTGGACGATCTTCATCGGGCGCTGGTGGAGGTCAACGTCGATGAAGGCTGCAACGCGATCGTACTCACAGGGGCCGGCCGGGCCTTCTGCGCGGGCGACGATCTGAAGGAGTTCGACAAGCAGACCGAGAGCGCTGCAAGCATCCGCAGTCACGTCGAACGCATCCAGCAGATCACGCGCGACCTGATGTTCAACGGCAAACCGGTCATCGGCGCCGTGCACGGGTTTGCCGTCGGCGGCGGATTCGAGTGGCTGCTCAACTGCGACCTGGTCGTGGCGTCGGACGATCTGGTGTGCTTTTTCCCCGAAATGGAGTGGGGGCAGTTCGTCACCGGAGGCGTGACGCAACTCCTGCCGCAGAGCGTCGGCCATCAGCGCGCCATGGAGCTGTGGCTGCTGGGCGAGCGCCAGTCGGCCCGGCAACTGCATGCGCTGGGCCTCGTCAATCGGGTCGTCGAGGCGGGGAAGGTCGTGGAAGCCGCGCTGGAACTTGCCACGCGTGTCGCCGAACGTTCCGTCTTTTCCGTATCGAGGCTGAAGCGTCTGCTGACGATGGAGCTGTCGGCCGATTTGACCCGCAGTCTCGAGCTCGAGCAGTCCGCAACCGTGGCGGCGTTTGCGACACCCGACGCCGCCCGCCGTGTCCAGGCCTTTGCCGCGAGGAATTGTCCATGA
- a CDS encoding inorganic phosphate transporter produces the protein MPNLAATETSGAASSRTRTISLALFFLIIACGVVYIGIHLSADLGSVKESSALPFVLLVVALLIALGFEFVNGFHDTANAVATVIYTHSLDPHLAVVWSGLWNLFGVLVSSGAVAFGILQLLPVELILQVGSGSGFAMVFALLIAAVTWNLATWYFGLPSSSSHTLVGSIIGVGLMNQFVSGPSGTSGVDWNQALGVGKALLFSPLVGFVLSALVLLLLKALVRVPALYQEPKGSKPPPFWIRLLLILTCTGVSFAHGSNDGQKGMGLIMLILIGVMPTAYALNKAVTPDQTSTFVAVARHASTTLVKYGDPAAQPADARADVETYVRTHTLTPATIPALRTLTDTIADQVAQAGGISSVPQNLVDNVRNNMYVASEAIRLMQKAKVPAFSIEDASALEAFKKQMDRATKFIPTWVKVAVAIALGLGTMVGWKRIVVTVGEKIGKSHLTYGQGASAEAVAMLTIGMADAYGLPVSTTHVLASGVAGTMTASGAGLRWDTVRNLVLAWVLTLPASIALSAALYWALHKLF, from the coding sequence ATGCCGAATCTCGCGGCAACGGAAACCAGCGGTGCGGCCAGCAGTCGCACGCGCACCATCAGCCTTGCGCTGTTTTTTCTGATCATTGCGTGCGGCGTCGTCTACATCGGCATTCACCTGAGTGCGGATCTCGGTTCGGTCAAGGAGAGTTCGGCCCTGCCGTTCGTGCTGCTCGTCGTCGCGCTGCTGATCGCGCTCGGCTTCGAATTCGTGAACGGCTTTCACGATACCGCGAACGCGGTCGCGACTGTCATCTATACACATTCGCTCGACCCGCATCTGGCGGTCGTGTGGTCGGGCCTGTGGAACCTGTTCGGCGTGCTCGTGTCGAGCGGTGCCGTCGCGTTCGGCATCCTGCAGTTGCTGCCGGTCGAGCTGATCCTGCAGGTCGGCAGCGGCTCGGGCTTCGCGATGGTGTTCGCGCTGCTGATCGCGGCTGTCACATGGAACCTCGCGACCTGGTATTTCGGCCTGCCGTCGTCGAGCTCGCATACGCTCGTCGGCTCGATCATCGGCGTCGGCCTGATGAACCAGTTCGTCAGCGGCCCGTCGGGCACGAGCGGGGTCGACTGGAACCAGGCGCTCGGCGTCGGCAAGGCGCTGCTGTTCTCGCCGCTGGTCGGCTTCGTGCTGTCCGCACTCGTGCTGCTGCTGCTGAAGGCGCTCGTGCGCGTGCCGGCGCTGTATCAAGAGCCGAAGGGCAGCAAGCCGCCACCGTTCTGGATCCGCCTGCTGCTGATCCTCACCTGCACGGGCGTGTCGTTCGCGCACGGCTCGAACGACGGGCAGAAGGGCATGGGCCTGATCATGCTGATCCTGATCGGCGTGATGCCGACCGCCTATGCGCTGAACAAGGCGGTGACGCCCGACCAGACGAGCACGTTCGTCGCGGTCGCGCGCCACGCGTCGACGACGCTCGTCAAGTACGGGGACCCCGCGGCGCAGCCGGCCGACGCGCGCGCCGATGTCGAGACCTACGTGCGCACGCACACGCTGACGCCCGCGACGATCCCCGCGCTGCGCACGCTCACCGACACGATAGCCGACCAGGTCGCGCAGGCCGGCGGCATCTCGAGCGTGCCGCAGAACCTCGTCGACAACGTGCGCAACAACATGTACGTCGCGTCCGAGGCGATCCGCCTGATGCAGAAGGCGAAGGTGCCGGCGTTCTCCATCGAGGACGCGAGCGCGCTCGAGGCATTCAAGAAACAGATGGACCGCGCGACGAAGTTCATCCCGACCTGGGTGAAGGTCGCGGTCGCGATCGCGCTCGGGCTCGGCACGATGGTCGGCTGGAAGCGGATCGTCGTGACGGTCGGCGAGAAGATCGGCAAGTCGCACCTGACCTACGGGCAGGGCGCGTCGGCCGAGGCCGTCGCGATGCTGACGATCGGGATGGCCGACGCATACGGATTGCCGGTGTCGACGACGCACGTGCTCGCGTCCGGGGTGGCCGGCACGATGACTGCGAGCGGCGCGGGGCTGCGCTGGGACACGGTGCGCAACCTCGTGCTCGCGTGGGTGCTGACGCTGCCCGCGTCGATCGCGCTGTCGGCGGCCCTGTACTGGGCGCTGCACAAGCTGTTCTGA
- a CDS encoding branched-chain amino acid ABC transporter substrate-binding protein yields MFAVTVVGAGVTGFSSGARADTVVKIGAAGPLTGSSAQSGKDDERGVQLAINELNARRLVIGGQPVKFQLVSVDDQGDPKVGVNVAQKLVDGGVAAVIGHYNSGVSIPAARIYNDAHVVMITGASSNPELTRLGFPYVYRLATNDNVMGRRMADYSVNVLKLKRAAVVDDRTAYGTGVADVFVKTAEKNGMSVVAREYSTDKTTDFKGILTHIKATNPQVVFYGGYYAQAALLARQMVDLGINAVLVGGDGICSPEFSKLSNNVLDNKMFCAQGGAPLDSLPDGKRFRSRFKSTFGADVDTYAPSFYAATLVVADAMQKANSTSPEVYSKVMREQSFSSMLGPVKFDGQGDWVDAPVTVYKLSGGTLTPVGAK; encoded by the coding sequence ATGTTTGCCGTCACCGTCGTCGGTGCCGGCGTTACCGGATTTTCGTCCGGTGCGCGTGCCGATACCGTCGTCAAGATCGGCGCGGCCGGCCCGCTGACGGGCAGCTCGGCCCAGAGCGGCAAGGACGACGAACGCGGCGTGCAGCTGGCCATCAACGAGCTGAACGCCCGCAGGCTGGTGATCGGCGGACAGCCGGTCAAGTTTCAACTGGTGTCGGTCGACGATCAGGGCGACCCGAAGGTGGGCGTGAACGTCGCGCAGAAGCTGGTCGACGGCGGCGTGGCGGCCGTGATCGGACACTACAACTCCGGCGTGAGCATTCCGGCCGCGCGGATATACAACGATGCGCATGTCGTGATGATCACCGGCGCATCGTCGAACCCGGAGCTGACCCGGCTCGGGTTTCCGTACGTTTATCGTCTCGCGACGAACGACAATGTGATGGGCCGGCGCATGGCCGACTATTCGGTCAACGTGCTGAAGCTCAAGCGCGCGGCCGTGGTCGACGACCGGACCGCGTACGGCACCGGCGTGGCGGACGTGTTCGTGAAGACCGCGGAAAAGAACGGCATGAGCGTCGTCGCGCGTGAATACAGCACGGACAAGACGACGGACTTCAAGGGCATCCTGACGCACATCAAGGCGACCAATCCGCAGGTCGTGTTCTACGGTGGCTATTACGCGCAGGCGGCGCTGCTTGCACGCCAGATGGTCGATCTCGGCATCAACGCGGTGCTGGTCGGCGGCGACGGCATCTGCTCGCCGGAATTCAGCAAGCTGTCGAACAACGTGCTCGACAACAAGATGTTCTGCGCGCAGGGCGGCGCGCCGCTCGACAGCCTGCCCGACGGCAAGCGTTTCAGGAGCCGGTTCAAGAGCACGTTCGGCGCCGACGTGGATACCTATGCGCCGAGTTTCTATGCGGCGACGCTGGTCGTGGCGGATGCGATGCAAAAGGCCAATTCGACGTCGCCCGAGGTGTATTCGAAGGTGATGCGCGAGCAATCGTTCAGCAGCATGCTCGGCCCGGTGAAGTTCGACGGGCAGGGCGACTGGGTCGATGCGCCGGTGACCGTCTACAAGCTGTCGGGCGGCACCCTGACGCCGGTCGGCGCGAAGTAG
- a CDS encoding patatin-like phospholipase family protein, producing the protein MTASRPAHPKLPGQVVLVLQGGGALGAYQLGVYEAMAASGIQPDWVIGTSIGAINAALIAGNAPGHRAQRMAEFWRHVTERPAVNVPGFPTSWDKIGSELSIIGAGIPGFFRPNPAAWLGPLARVGVEHASYYVVEPLRDTLASLVDLDLLNAGRPRLTVGAVNACTGAMHYFDSRDRPLGIEHVMSSGALPPAFPAVRIDGAPYWDGGVYSNTPVEVVLDDAPRRSSIIFSVQMWNPVGPEPQSIWQVSERQKDIQYASRTDSHIARQQQIHGLRHVIRELVMRLPEAERTSADVQALAAWGCQTTMRVIKLAAPRLDGDDQWKDIDFTPAGIAARREAGFEATMQAIAARPWEIPMDPTEGLSVWSPEENRIGERHG; encoded by the coding sequence ATGACGGCAAGTCGACCCGCACATCCGAAACTGCCGGGCCAGGTCGTGCTCGTGCTCCAGGGCGGCGGCGCACTGGGCGCATACCAGCTCGGCGTCTACGAGGCGATGGCCGCGTCGGGAATCCAGCCCGACTGGGTCATCGGCACGTCGATCGGTGCGATCAACGCGGCGCTGATCGCCGGCAACGCGCCCGGACACCGCGCGCAGCGGATGGCCGAGTTCTGGCGCCACGTCACCGAACGGCCCGCCGTCAACGTGCCGGGCTTCCCGACCAGCTGGGACAAGATCGGCTCCGAGCTCTCGATCATAGGCGCGGGCATCCCCGGGTTCTTCCGGCCGAATCCCGCCGCGTGGCTCGGGCCGCTCGCGCGCGTCGGCGTGGAGCACGCGTCGTACTACGTGGTCGAGCCGCTGCGCGACACCCTCGCGTCGCTCGTCGACCTCGACCTGCTGAACGCCGGCCGTCCGCGACTGACCGTCGGCGCGGTCAATGCATGCACGGGCGCGATGCACTATTTCGATTCGCGCGACCGGCCGCTCGGCATCGAGCACGTGATGAGCTCGGGCGCGCTGCCACCCGCGTTCCCGGCCGTGCGGATCGACGGCGCACCGTACTGGGACGGCGGCGTCTATTCGAATACACCGGTCGAAGTCGTGCTCGACGATGCGCCGCGCCGCAGTTCGATCATCTTCTCGGTGCAGATGTGGAATCCGGTCGGGCCCGAACCGCAGAGCATCTGGCAGGTGTCGGAGCGGCAGAAGGACATCCAGTACGCGAGCCGCACGGACAGCCACATCGCGCGCCAACAGCAGATTCACGGGCTGCGCCACGTGATCCGGGAACTGGTCATGCGGCTACCGGAAGCGGAGCGCACGTCGGCCGACGTGCAGGCGCTCGCCGCGTGGGGCTGCCAGACCACGATGCGCGTGATCAAGCTCGCGGCGCCGCGGCTCGACGGCGACGATCAATGGAAGGATATCGATTTCACGCCGGCCGGGATTGCCGCGCGCCGGGAGGCCGGGTTCGAGGCGACGATGCAGGCGATCGCCGCGCGGCCGTGGGAGATCCCGATGGATCCGACGGAGGGGTTGAGCGTGTGGAGTCCGGAGGAGAACCGTATCGGGGAGCGGCATGGTTGA
- a CDS encoding metallophosphoesterase family protein: MSSSTPTRPSRRKALQCMAFGGLGTLFTLSGGILTPFDLALAQSGAAVPADAGRPLFVQISDTHIGFNKDANPDVAATLRQTIDLVNGMPAMPALAIHTGDITHLSKAAEFDQASQLLSALRVPELHTVPGEHDVTDGSGAEYFSRFGKASNNRGYYSFDHAGVHFVALVNVMHFKPNGLGSFGDEQLAWLAQDLKGQSSSTPIVVFSHMPMWTIYEPWGWGTGDAPQTMALLRRFGSVTVLNGHIHQIVSKVEGNVTFHTARSTAFPQPTAGNGPGPVPLTVPRDRLPAMLGVTTVEFAGHPAAASLHDATLA, translated from the coding sequence ATGTCTTCATCGACCCCCACCCGCCCGTCGCGCCGCAAGGCCCTGCAATGCATGGCGTTCGGCGGCCTCGGCACGCTGTTTACGCTGTCGGGCGGCATCCTGACGCCGTTCGACCTGGCGCTCGCGCAAAGCGGCGCCGCCGTCCCCGCCGATGCGGGCCGGCCGCTGTTCGTGCAGATCAGCGACACGCACATCGGCTTCAACAAGGACGCGAATCCCGACGTCGCGGCCACGCTGCGGCAGACCATCGATCTCGTCAACGGGATGCCGGCGATGCCCGCGCTCGCCATCCATACCGGCGACATCACGCACCTGTCCAAAGCGGCGGAGTTCGACCAGGCGTCGCAGTTGCTGTCCGCGCTGCGCGTGCCGGAGCTGCATACGGTGCCCGGCGAACACGACGTCACCGACGGTTCGGGCGCCGAGTATTTCAGCCGGTTCGGCAAGGCGTCGAACAACCGCGGCTACTACAGCTTCGATCACGCCGGCGTGCACTTCGTCGCGCTCGTCAACGTGATGCATTTCAAGCCGAACGGGCTCGGCAGCTTCGGTGACGAGCAGCTCGCGTGGCTTGCGCAGGATCTCAAGGGGCAATCGTCGAGCACGCCGATCGTCGTGTTCTCGCACATGCCGATGTGGACCATCTACGAACCGTGGGGCTGGGGAACCGGCGACGCGCCGCAGACGATGGCGCTGCTGCGCCGCTTCGGCTCGGTCACCGTGCTGAACGGGCACATCCACCAGATCGTGTCGAAGGTCGAGGGCAACGTGACGTTCCACACCGCACGCTCCACCGCGTTCCCGCAACCGACGGCCGGCAACGGCCCGGGCCCGGTGCCGCTCACGGTACCGCGCGACCGGCTGCCCGCGATGCTTGGCGTGACGACCGTCGAGTTCGCCGGCCATCCCGCTGCTGCGTCGCTGCACGACGCGACGCTCGCCTGA
- a CDS encoding HAD family hydrolase produces the protein MNIKALTFDYFGTLVDVDKGGMAGIAEVMRILGVESSRPVFDVYLDWDMRNVQTYRGGAYRSYRAVAQDALTGCIDALFPNALDGHDVEALTDVLLTHLVESSPPHADALEFLDWAGSRYPLMPITNMDSDLWRRSQLTRYFEHVTTAEMAKAYKPSHLIFSLALDRLGLDAHNVLHCSLASWADIDGAKPLGMHVAWINRSADKLGPWQPRPDFEFKTLSPVRDVLTQSQSATSGEMK, from the coding sequence ATGAATATCAAAGCACTGACGTTCGACTATTTCGGCACGCTGGTGGATGTCGACAAGGGCGGCATGGCGGGGATCGCCGAAGTCATGCGCATCCTCGGCGTCGAATCTTCGCGCCCGGTATTCGACGTGTACCTCGACTGGGACATGCGCAACGTGCAAACCTATCGCGGCGGCGCGTACCGCAGCTATCGCGCGGTCGCACAGGACGCACTGACCGGCTGCATCGACGCGCTGTTCCCGAACGCGCTCGACGGCCACGACGTCGAGGCGCTCACCGACGTGCTGCTCACGCATCTCGTCGAGTCGTCGCCGCCGCACGCGGATGCGCTCGAGTTTCTCGACTGGGCAGGGTCGCGATATCCGCTGATGCCGATCACGAACATGGACAGCGATCTCTGGCGCAGAAGCCAGCTCACGCGCTACTTCGAGCACGTCACGACGGCCGAGATGGCCAAGGCGTACAAGCCTTCGCATCTGATATTCAGCCTCGCGCTGGATCGCCTCGGGCTGGACGCGCACAACGTGTTGCACTGTTCGCTCGCCAGCTGGGCTGATATCGATGGTGCGAAGCCGCTCGGCATGCACGTGGCGTGGATCAACCGCTCCGCGGACAAGCTCGGCCCGTGGCAGCCGCGCCCCGATTTCGAGTTCAAGACGCTGTCGCCCGTTCGCGATGTCCTGACCCAGTCGCAGTCCGCCACTTCGGGGGAAATGAAATGA